In one window of Reinekea forsetii DNA:
- a CDS encoding M3 family metallopeptidase, with product MTATNPLLENHELPPFELFEPAHIAPAMTALIDAAKATIAAKLDQPGPATWGTVIEPIEQQSRLLDNAWALFGHLNSVQDSPSLRAAYGLALNQITEFSTWLGQHPGLFKAYEQIHQQPEFATLAPAEQEAVRQALLDFRLSGIDLPSDQQQRYAQLQSELAQLQQKYSEQVLDATQSWTKAITEVSDLAGLPASALSTLAQYARQKQLDGWLITLEAPSLMPVLTYADSRALREEVYRANVTRASELGPDAGKFDNGPVMTEILSKRQALAELLGYGNYAEVSLATKMADSPAQVISFLDEMAAKAYPQAQQEFAELADFARRELGLNDLQPWDLGYASEKLREQRYSISQEELRPYFPAPKALVGLFETATRLFDVTFEPAEDYQSYHPDVTLHNVYEGGKLVARFYLDLYARAGKRGGAWMDECRGRMRVNDGVQLPVAYLTCNFTPPVDGKPSLLTHDDLVTLFHEFGHGLQHMLTRVEVKAVAGINGVAWDAVELPSQFMENWCWQEAALAFISGHVDSGAALPKDLLEKLLAAKNFQSAMAKVRQLEFSLFDMHLHMHAGDFSSSAIQAVLDRVRAGITVLPAIPDNRFQNGFGHVFGGGYAAGYYSYKWAEVLSADAFSRFEDEGVFNAQAGADFRELILGLGGSVPAAELFERFRGRAPSIEPLLRHNGIAV from the coding sequence ATGACGGCGACCAACCCGCTGCTCGAGAATCACGAATTACCACCGTTCGAACTCTTCGAACCGGCCCATATAGCGCCGGCAATGACCGCGTTGATCGATGCGGCCAAGGCCACCATTGCGGCCAAACTGGACCAACCCGGTCCTGCCACCTGGGGCACGGTGATCGAGCCGATTGAGCAGCAGTCGCGCCTGCTCGATAACGCCTGGGCCCTGTTCGGTCATCTCAACAGTGTGCAAGACTCGCCCAGCCTGCGCGCCGCCTATGGCCTGGCACTCAATCAGATAACCGAGTTTTCGACCTGGTTGGGCCAGCATCCTGGGCTGTTCAAGGCCTATGAGCAGATCCACCAGCAGCCCGAATTCGCCACCCTGGCGCCCGCCGAGCAAGAGGCGGTGCGCCAAGCATTGCTCGACTTTCGACTCAGCGGCATCGACTTGCCGAGTGACCAGCAGCAGCGTTACGCCCAATTGCAGAGCGAGCTGGCCCAGTTGCAGCAGAAATATTCCGAGCAGGTGCTCGATGCCACCCAGAGCTGGACTAAGGCCATCACCGAGGTCAGCGATCTGGCCGGTTTGCCGGCGTCGGCCTTATCCACCCTGGCCCAATATGCCCGCCAAAAGCAGCTCGACGGTTGGTTAATTACCTTGGAGGCCCCGTCATTGATGCCGGTACTCACCTATGCCGATTCCCGTGCGCTGCGCGAAGAGGTTTATCGCGCCAACGTCACCCGGGCTTCTGAGCTGGGGCCGGACGCCGGCAAGTTCGACAACGGTCCGGTGATGACCGAGATTCTCAGCAAACGCCAGGCGCTGGCCGAACTGCTCGGTTATGGCAATTACGCCGAGGTCTCCTTGGCCACCAAGATGGCCGATTCCCCGGCGCAGGTCATCAGTTTCCTCGATGAGATGGCGGCCAAGGCCTATCCTCAAGCCCAGCAAGAATTCGCCGAACTGGCCGATTTTGCTCGCCGCGAGCTCGGCCTAAACGATCTGCAACCCTGGGATCTGGGCTATGCCTCGGAAAAACTGCGCGAGCAACGTTATAGCATCTCCCAAGAGGAGTTACGGCCTTACTTCCCGGCACCCAAGGCCCTGGTCGGCCTGTTCGAAACCGCCACTCGGCTGTTCGATGTCACCTTCGAGCCGGCCGAGGATTATCAGTCCTATCACCCCGATGTAACCCTGCACAACGTCTATGAAGGCGGTAAGCTGGTCGCACGCTTCTATCTCGATCTCTATGCCCGTGCCGGCAAGCGCGGCGGCGCCTGGATGGACGAGTGCCGGGGTCGGATGCGCGTCAACGACGGCGTGCAACTGCCGGTCGCCTATCTAACTTGCAACTTCACCCCGCCGGTCGATGGCAAGCCCTCCCTATTGACCCATGATGACCTGGTCACCCTGTTTCATGAGTTCGGTCACGGCCTACAGCATATGCTGACTCGGGTCGAGGTTAAGGCCGTCGCCGGCATTAATGGTGTGGCCTGGGATGCCGTGGAACTGCCCAGCCAGTTTATGGAAAATTGGTGTTGGCAAGAGGCCGCTTTGGCCTTTATTTCGGGCCATGTCGATAGCGGTGCCGCCCTACCCAAGGATCTGCTCGAAAAACTGCTGGCGGCAAAAAACTTCCAGAGCGCCATGGCCAAGGTCCGCCAGCTGGAATTCAGCCTGTTCGATATGCATCTGCACATGCACGCGGGTGACTTTTCCAGCTCGGCGATTCAGGCGGTACTCGACCGAGTCCGAGCTGGCATCACGGTGCTCCCGGCGATTCCGGACAATCGCTTCCAAAACGGCTTTGGCCACGTCTTCGGCGGCGGATATGCCGCTGGCTACTACAGCTATAAGTGGGCCGAAGTGCTCAGCGCCGACGCCTTCAGCCGTTTTGAGGATGAGGGCGTGTTTAACGCCCAGGCTGGGGCTGACTTTCGCGAACTCATTCTCGGCCTCGGCGGCAGTGTGCCCGCGGCCGAGTTATTCGAACGTTTCCGCGGTCGCGCGCCGAGCATCGAGCCACTGTTACGCCACAATGGTATCGCCGTCTAA
- a CDS encoding LacI family DNA-binding transcriptional regulator yields the protein MATIREVSEVAQVSSATVSRVVNGNKWVSTATRDRVLAAMAELGYQPNSFARALATNRSETIGMVVGDLAGSFFGGMMHSAEQEVRKAGKHLIITSGHDSIESERDAIDFLLQRRVDALILHLDVMSDEDLIALNAKVQVPIVLVNRRVPELAGRCVSLDNELGGYLATQHLLELGHRAIACITGPLYKADARARLAGYRRALEQANCDYDEHLVIESNFTESGGQAAAARLLSRQIPFTALFAQNDHLAIGAMNQLKTQQLRIPGDISLVGYDDMVMAPYVEPALTTVAIPVNEFGRQSALLALNLTGPPDVQITHRFKPTLVLRDSTARAVKTL from the coding sequence ATGGCAACGATCCGCGAAGTCTCAGAAGTGGCTCAAGTCTCGAGTGCGACGGTCAGCCGGGTCGTCAACGGCAACAAATGGGTGTCCACCGCAACCCGCGATCGAGTTCTGGCTGCCATGGCCGAGCTGGGCTATCAACCCAACTCCTTTGCCAGGGCCTTGGCGACCAATAGGTCGGAAACGATCGGTATGGTGGTGGGTGATCTGGCGGGATCCTTCTTTGGTGGCATGATGCACTCGGCTGAGCAAGAGGTGCGCAAGGCTGGCAAACATCTGATTATCACCAGCGGCCACGACAGCATAGAGAGCGAACGCGATGCCATCGATTTTCTGCTGCAGCGCCGGGTTGATGCCCTGATTCTGCACCTAGATGTTATGTCCGACGAAGACCTTATCGCCCTCAATGCTAAGGTTCAGGTGCCCATTGTGTTGGTAAACCGACGGGTGCCGGAATTGGCTGGGCGCTGTGTCTCGCTCGATAACGAACTGGGCGGCTATCTGGCCACCCAGCACCTGCTCGAACTCGGTCATCGCGCCATTGCATGCATCACCGGGCCGCTCTATAAGGCCGATGCCCGGGCCCGACTGGCCGGCTATCGGCGTGCTCTGGAGCAGGCCAATTGCGACTATGATGAACACCTGGTGATTGAATCGAACTTCACGGAAAGTGGTGGCCAGGCCGCGGCTGCTCGCTTGCTCAGTCGACAGATTCCCTTTACCGCCCTATTCGCGCAAAACGACCATCTGGCCATCGGCGCCATGAACCAATTGAAAACACAACAGCTGCGTATTCCCGGGGACATCAGTCTGGTCGGCTATGACGACATGGTGATGGCGCCCTATGTCGAGCCGGCGCTGACCACGGTGGCCATTCCAGTCAACGAATTTGGCCGTCAGTCGGCCCTGCTGGCGTTAAACCTGACCGGCCCCCCTGACGTCCAGATCACCCACCGCTTTAAACCGACGCTGGTACTGCGCGACAGCACGGCTCGTGCCGTAAAAACCCTGTAA
- a CDS encoding GH1 family beta-glucosidase, with the protein MNFNIPATSKLRDKTFTFGVATASFQIEGSSAADGRCESIWDRFCATPGKVLHGDNGEPACDHYRRLEQDLDLIESLGVDAYRFSIAWPRIEPSPGVWNEAGFAFYERLVDGLIARGIKPFATLYHWDLPQYLEDQGGWINRETAYKFAVYADKVSARLGNRVASYATFNEPWCSAFLGYRFGIHAPGLKSDRLGFQAAHHLLLAHGLALPAMRANAPKAQHGIVLNMTPSYANSDSPEDQLAAEFADAENTHTYLQPLLQGRYPTLVFAQHPDWAPIQLAEDLAIMAAPIDFLGINYYTRGVIEKSDSGDYQTVPQADAKTDIGWSIYPAGLTDLLVDLNARYSNLPPVFITENGAADNTELVAGAVHDTMRTDYYNQHLNAVHQAIEAGVDIQGYFAWSLMDNFEWAYGYSQRFGIVHVDYQTQVRTIKTSGKSWQQFLADR; encoded by the coding sequence GTGAACTTTAATATTCCAGCGACCAGTAAATTGCGCGATAAAACATTTACCTTTGGTGTGGCCACGGCCTCATTCCAAATAGAGGGCTCGAGCGCGGCCGATGGTCGCTGTGAAAGCATTTGGGATCGGTTCTGTGCGACCCCGGGTAAGGTCTTGCATGGCGACAATGGCGAACCGGCCTGCGATCACTATCGCCGCCTCGAACAAGATCTTGACCTGATCGAGTCGCTCGGCGTCGATGCCTATCGCTTTTCCATTGCCTGGCCACGGATCGAGCCCAGCCCCGGCGTGTGGAACGAAGCCGGTTTCGCCTTCTACGAGCGCTTAGTCGATGGCCTGATTGCCCGTGGTATCAAACCCTTTGCCACGCTTTACCATTGGGATCTGCCGCAATACTTGGAAGACCAGGGTGGCTGGATCAACCGCGAGACCGCCTATAAGTTCGCCGTCTACGCCGATAAGGTTAGCGCCCGTTTAGGCAATAGGGTGGCGTCCTATGCGACCTTTAATGAACCCTGGTGTTCCGCCTTCTTAGGCTATCGCTTTGGTATTCATGCGCCGGGCCTGAAGAGCGATCGATTGGGCTTCCAGGCGGCTCATCATCTGTTACTGGCCCACGGTTTGGCGCTACCGGCGATGCGCGCCAATGCCCCCAAAGCTCAGCACGGAATAGTGCTCAACATGACCCCCTCCTACGCCAACAGCGACAGCCCTGAGGATCAGTTGGCAGCTGAGTTTGCCGATGCCGAAAACACCCACACCTACCTACAGCCGTTGTTGCAAGGCCGCTACCCGACATTAGTTTTCGCTCAACATCCGGACTGGGCACCGATCCAATTGGCCGAGGATCTGGCCATTATGGCCGCGCCGATCGACTTTCTCGGCATCAACTATTACACCCGTGGGGTCATCGAAAAAAGCGATAGCGGCGATTACCAGACGGTGCCGCAAGCGGACGCTAAAACGGACATCGGTTGGTCCATCTACCCGGCCGGCCTAACCGACCTGTTGGTCGATTTGAACGCACGCTATAGCAACTTACCACCGGTCTTTATCACCGAGAATGGCGCCGCCGACAACACCGAGCTGGTTGCTGGTGCGGTGCACGATACGATGCGCACCGACTACTATAACCAGCATCTCAATGCGGTGCACCAGGCGATCGAGGCGGGCGTTGATATACAGGGCTATTTTGCCTGGAGCCTAATGGACAACTTTGAATGGGCATACGGCTATAGCCAGCGCTTCGGTATCGTGCATGTCGATTACCAAACCCAGGTGCGCACCATCAAAACATCTGGCAAAAGCTGGCAACAATTTCTCGCCGACCGCTAA
- a CDS encoding sensor histidine kinase, with translation MTTKPALSLERSLRRHLFWGLLVVLLMVLSLVHLGLQQLTKEFVAARLLHDAEGLLAALVLDPDQQLQLDPTRVSELYQRAYSGHYFAITTPNQVIRSRSLWDIDIAPFRNQTDRRARPAPTLAHWDGPKDQEWLSLELRVEKEQQALRIWITEDITPLGAAQRRFELSLLALLAVAIALLLLLQKFIITREMSVFNDVQQSLKAMQGGAELVFPSAIPLEIAGLVTEIEHALQQSVKQLKRSRTAVGNLAHELKRPLQQLRWLAQQHPDASTDLLAVYEQLQGLVTRELRRAAIAGNPSPGQRFNPRADLPVIGQLLARQNPNGIELQLNLPPGLMPFERDDMLELLGNLLDNAWRFAATLVAVSIAPRADGQGWECSVEDDGPGLSAADYEQLSQRGVSRDESGSEHHGLGLHICWAVVDSYGGQLSMRRSDLGGLQIHLSLPSQTQGD, from the coding sequence GTGACGACTAAACCGGCCCTATCGCTAGAACGCAGCCTGCGCCGGCATCTATTCTGGGGTCTGCTCGTGGTGTTGTTGATGGTCTTGAGTCTGGTGCATCTGGGTCTGCAACAGCTGACCAAGGAGTTTGTCGCCGCCCGCCTGTTGCATGATGCCGAAGGCTTGCTGGCGGCCTTGGTGCTCGATCCCGACCAACAGCTGCAGCTGGATCCGACGCGGGTATCCGAGCTATACCAGCGCGCCTACTCCGGGCACTATTTTGCCATCACCACGCCGAACCAGGTGATTCGCTCACGCTCGCTCTGGGATATCGATATAGCACCCTTTCGCAACCAGACTGACAGGCGGGCTAGGCCAGCGCCAACTCTGGCGCATTGGGATGGCCCGAAAGATCAAGAATGGCTCTCGCTGGAGCTTCGGGTCGAAAAGGAGCAGCAAGCGCTGCGGATTTGGATCACCGAAGACATCACCCCCCTAGGCGCCGCGCAGCGTCGGTTCGAACTGAGTCTATTGGCCCTGCTTGCGGTGGCCATAGCGCTCCTGTTACTGCTGCAAAAATTCATTATTACCCGTGAGATGAGCGTCTTTAACGATGTTCAACAATCGCTTAAGGCCATGCAGGGCGGTGCTGAGTTGGTTTTCCCGTCGGCCATCCCATTGGAAATCGCGGGATTGGTAACGGAAATCGAACATGCCCTGCAGCAATCGGTCAAACAGCTCAAACGTAGCCGCACGGCGGTCGGCAATCTGGCGCACGAACTGAAACGACCCTTGCAGCAACTGCGTTGGCTGGCGCAACAGCATCCCGACGCGAGCACGGACCTGCTCGCGGTATATGAGCAGTTGCAGGGCCTGGTGACGCGTGAATTACGGCGCGCCGCCATTGCCGGTAACCCAAGCCCGGGCCAACGCTTTAATCCGCGCGCCGATCTGCCGGTTATTGGCCAATTGCTGGCGCGGCAAAACCCCAATGGTATCGAATTGCAGTTGAATTTACCGCCCGGCCTGATGCCCTTCGAACGCGATGATATGCTCGAGTTACTGGGCAATCTGCTCGACAACGCCTGGCGTTTCGCGGCCACGCTGGTCGCCGTGTCGATTGCGCCGCGGGCCGACGGACAGGGTTGGGAATGCAGCGTGGAGGACGACGGCCCGGGCCTGTCGGCCGCAGACTATGAGCAGTTAAGTCAACGCGGTGTCAGCCGTGATGAGTCCGGGAGCGAACATCACGGCCTCGGACTGCATATCTGTTGGGCAGTCGTGGACAGCTACGGTGGGCAACTGTCGATGCGCCGGTCAGATCTGGGTGGTTTGCAGATTCATCTGAGCCTGCCCAGCCAGACCCAGGGCGACTAG
- a CDS encoding response regulator transcription factor has translation MRLLLVEDDPQIIDLLKPELQQQGYAVEIARDGIDGEFAGTDRHLDLIVLDLGLPGKSGLTLLNNWRAAGVSTPVLILTGRDAWHERVDGLKAGADDYMGKPFHIEELLARIAALIRRRHGITHSDLQVGPLRLNNDQQTVTDGAGQCHALTGIEFRLLRYFMMNPGVILSKTLLSEHVYEEDMLRDSNVIEVYVNRLRQLLGKTAIATKRGQGYSFTAAQPAPVDGGPAL, from the coding sequence ATGCGGTTATTACTGGTCGAAGACGACCCACAGATTATTGACCTGCTCAAACCCGAACTGCAACAACAGGGTTATGCGGTAGAGATCGCCCGCGATGGTATCGATGGTGAGTTCGCCGGGACCGATCGGCACTTGGATTTGATCGTGCTCGACCTAGGGCTGCCCGGCAAAAGTGGACTGACCCTGCTGAACAATTGGCGCGCCGCGGGGGTGAGTACGCCGGTCTTGATCCTCACCGGGCGGGACGCCTGGCATGAACGGGTCGATGGCCTCAAGGCGGGTGCGGACGACTATATGGGTAAGCCATTTCATATAGAGGAGCTATTGGCCCGTATCGCTGCGCTGATCCGCCGCCGCCATGGCATCACCCACAGTGACCTGCAGGTCGGCCCATTGCGCCTGAACAATGATCAGCAGACCGTGACCGATGGCGCTGGGCAATGTCATGCCCTGACCGGTATCGAGTTTCGCCTGCTGCGTTATTTTATGATGAACCCGGGCGTGATTCTCTCAAAGACGCTGCTCAGCGAGCACGTCTATGAAGAGGATATGTTGCGCGACAGCAATGTGATCGAAGTCTATGTTAACCGGCTGCGTCAATTGCTCGGCAAGACGGCCATTGCGACCAAAAGAGGCCAGGGCTATAGCTTTACCGCCGCGCAGCCAGCTCCAGTTGATGGCGGGCCAGCCTTGTGA
- a CDS encoding PepSY domain-containing protein → MTIGAQCRAWPIGMIFLLAMSLAQADSRLGSDQVLELVARGDVLAVIELVTLHPELVEQEWLDIELEREDDRWIYELELLDADGVVREYRYDARTGLSLGFEIED, encoded by the coding sequence ATGACAATAGGCGCCCAATGCCGAGCTTGGCCGATAGGCATGATCTTTTTGTTGGCCATGAGTCTGGCGCAGGCCGACTCCCGTTTGGGCTCGGACCAAGTTCTGGAGCTGGTCGCGCGCGGTGACGTGCTGGCGGTAATCGAGCTGGTCACTTTGCACCCAGAGCTGGTCGAGCAGGAGTGGCTCGACATCGAGTTGGAGCGCGAAGACGACCGCTGGATCTATGAGCTGGAACTGCTCGACGCCGACGGCGTGGTGCGTGAATATCGCTATGATGCGCGAACCGGGCTCAGCTTAGGCTTTGAAATCGAGGACTGA
- a CDS encoding cytochrome b/b6 domain-containing protein, whose product MTVLPETEVLVWDLLVRVFHWSLVVFFGLSYLTGGELDWLHEWSGYAIVVLIGVRTVWGFVGSRHARFSDFVTRPAAIKGYLLALKAGNPKHYLGHNPAGGLMIICLLLGLAFMAFTGMLLAGFDGNGPLVESTLMAWEFLPIKDLHEIMASLLILAIGVHVAAVLLSSYLHGENLIRAMLNGKKQRRVP is encoded by the coding sequence ATGACAGTTCTACCCGAAACAGAGGTTCTCGTCTGGGATCTATTGGTCCGTGTGTTTCACTGGTCGCTGGTGGTGTTTTTTGGCCTATCTTACCTGACCGGTGGCGAGTTAGACTGGCTGCACGAATGGAGCGGTTATGCCATCGTCGTATTGATCGGAGTGCGCACTGTTTGGGGTTTTGTTGGCAGTCGCCACGCCCGCTTCAGTGATTTTGTGACGCGCCCAGCAGCCATCAAAGGCTATTTGCTAGCACTTAAGGCCGGCAACCCGAAACACTATCTCGGCCACAATCCGGCCGGTGGTCTGATGATCATCTGTCTGCTCTTGGGCTTGGCCTTTATGGCCTTTACCGGCATGCTCTTGGCCGGCTTTGACGGCAACGGCCCGCTCGTCGAAAGCACCCTAATGGCATGGGAGTTTTTACCGATTAAGGATTTGCATGAGATTATGGCCAGCCTTCTGATCCTCGCCATTGGTGTGCATGTCGCCGCCGTGCTGCTCAGCAGCTATCTGCACGGTGAAAATCTCATTCGGGCGATGCTTAATGGTAAAAAACAACGTCGTGTCCCCTGA
- a CDS encoding TolB family protein, translated as MPLLVLLACYLFAAHAVAAAPASGERWQQIQQPQFNLIFQAKIVAEAERVADALNQYLANHLSEMPLDRPIRPFSLVLHANAHSSNGYVGLRPYRSNWYNKPAAFSGLEWYDTLAVHEGRHLIQFNQLNDLPLARAARVITGDTGLAAFAVVALPNWFLEGDAVVAETTQTQAGRGRRAAFDLWFRTDALSHAPYSYERAMLGTGFDRVPYLSPYLLGYYFTAYLRTEYGSDLFDRAIGHLGRWPGFTFNGAIELETGEGLAYHYQAMMTQLRRQWQQQLDALSLTPVTVLSTSPGDHWQSLYPLALADDGVLAAQVDAAEGNFLVKIQAQQVTRLTAIPNDVARSFSSESKTRVISSTPQRSCWIAEIPDRRKPLMATGELVCWQHDTGLVQLTQGEKLTAVAQSAEGFVAHRFTSARTSELVLLGPTGQQLNSIRLAAHSLAHDIKSTADGWIFVLTGSDRNGIYQVAADLSGLVRLKALDHETVRSPLLTKNWLVYQSDRTGIDQLMARSRSTGKEYQISSRPFGSYYPLWDSRQQRLVFADYRAQGQQVVSVPFFDSAAPQADWQAAETLPRATLYAQALIQPTVLLPERRQALERSDYPVMAQLWNPHSWWINLENDLLMGTIHSDDALGKLSLTASAGYYLAADDWLARLDAQYRTAPGPTLGVLLDRQLLANLLPSQSAAVGVSQVFTDRRGAYRAQWTPSLALQLTQAQGSASTSALLAQLQYGLAHDRPPHSLANPVALDQRWAARSNLAGTQFDGVSQTGLTVPGLSRRHAVDLGVDAQALQSNAPLLLDSRLFGPADALGLTLRSGINYRLNLGAVGQTLTSLAYWRNTQVALNGRAQYADDQWKSALGITLQPSLNLLRNSNLLLSPSLALYRLQNDSLQLNISISLGGF; from the coding sequence ATGCCCTTGCTTGTGCTCTTGGCTTGTTACTTATTTGCGGCCCATGCCGTTGCCGCGGCTCCGGCCAGCGGTGAGCGCTGGCAGCAAATTCAACAACCTCAATTCAACTTGATTTTTCAGGCAAAGATCGTCGCCGAGGCAGAGCGGGTCGCCGATGCACTCAATCAATATCTAGCCAATCATCTCAGCGAAATGCCCCTCGATCGACCGATACGGCCTTTCTCCTTAGTACTCCACGCCAACGCCCACAGCTCGAATGGGTATGTTGGCCTGAGACCCTATCGGTCCAATTGGTATAACAAGCCGGCGGCCTTCTCTGGCCTGGAGTGGTACGACACCCTAGCGGTGCACGAAGGCCGCCATCTGATCCAATTTAATCAACTCAATGACCTACCCCTGGCTCGGGCCGCACGCGTTATCACCGGTGATACCGGCTTGGCGGCCTTTGCCGTGGTTGCCTTGCCCAATTGGTTTCTGGAAGGGGACGCGGTAGTCGCCGAAACGACTCAAACCCAGGCCGGTCGCGGTCGCAGGGCGGCCTTCGATCTGTGGTTTCGGACCGATGCGTTGAGTCACGCCCCCTATTCCTATGAACGGGCTATGTTAGGCACCGGTTTCGATCGGGTGCCCTACCTCAGCCCCTATCTGCTCGGCTACTATTTCACCGCCTATCTGCGCACCGAATACGGTTCCGATCTATTCGACCGCGCCATTGGCCACCTGGGTCGCTGGCCCGGCTTTACCTTTAATGGCGCGATCGAACTAGAGACCGGTGAAGGGCTCGCCTACCATTATCAGGCGATGATGACCCAGTTACGGCGCCAATGGCAGCAGCAGCTGGATGCGCTGAGCCTGACACCGGTCACCGTTCTGTCGACCTCCCCAGGAGACCATTGGCAAAGCCTCTATCCGCTGGCGCTGGCAGACGATGGCGTGCTGGCGGCGCAGGTTGATGCCGCCGAGGGTAACTTCTTGGTTAAGATTCAGGCCCAACAGGTCACTCGACTCACCGCCATCCCGAACGATGTCGCACGCAGCTTCAGCTCCGAGTCCAAAACCCGAGTTATTAGCAGCACGCCACAACGCAGCTGCTGGATTGCCGAGATACCCGATCGCCGCAAGCCGCTGATGGCGACCGGCGAACTGGTCTGCTGGCAGCACGATACCGGTCTAGTACAGCTCACACAGGGTGAAAAACTGACCGCCGTGGCCCAATCGGCCGAGGGCTTTGTGGCCCATCGCTTCACCAGCGCACGCACCAGCGAGCTGGTGTTGCTCGGGCCGACCGGCCAGCAACTGAATAGCATCAGGCTCGCGGCACACAGCTTGGCGCACGATATCAAATCCACCGCAGACGGCTGGATCTTCGTGCTAACCGGCAGCGACCGGAATGGCATCTACCAGGTCGCGGCCGACCTAAGCGGTTTGGTGCGCCTGAAGGCGCTCGATCATGAGACTGTGCGCTCACCCCTGTTAACCAAAAACTGGCTGGTCTACCAATCGGATCGGACCGGCATCGACCAACTGATGGCGCGCTCGCGCAGCACTGGCAAGGAGTATCAGATTAGCAGCCGACCCTTTGGCAGCTATTACCCGCTCTGGGACTCGCGCCAGCAACGCCTGGTGTTTGCCGATTACAGGGCCCAGGGTCAGCAGGTGGTCAGCGTACCCTTCTTCGATAGCGCAGCGCCCCAGGCGGATTGGCAGGCGGCCGAAACCCTGCCCAGGGCGACCCTCTATGCACAGGCCCTGATCCAGCCCACAGTCTTGCTGCCCGAGCGCAGGCAGGCCCTGGAGCGGAGCGATTATCCGGTCATGGCGCAACTGTGGAATCCGCACAGCTGGTGGATCAATCTGGAGAACGACCTGCTCATGGGCACGATCCATTCCGATGACGCACTCGGCAAGCTGAGTCTGACCGCCAGCGCCGGCTATTACCTGGCGGCGGACGATTGGCTGGCGCGGCTCGACGCCCAGTATCGCACCGCTCCGGGGCCGACGCTCGGCGTGCTGCTCGACCGGCAGCTGTTGGCGAATCTGCTGCCCAGCCAGAGCGCTGCGGTCGGCGTCAGTCAGGTCTTTACGGACCGCCGAGGCGCTTATCGCGCGCAGTGGACCCCGTCGCTGGCGCTGCAATTAACCCAAGCGCAGGGCTCTGCATCAACATCCGCTCTGTTGGCTCAGCTCCAGTATGGCCTGGCGCACGACCGCCCGCCTCACTCCCTGGCGAACCCCGTTGCGCTCGATCAACGGTGGGCGGCACGGTCAAATCTAGCGGGCACGCAATTCGATGGAGTCAGTCAAACCGGCCTCACCGTTCCAGGCCTGTCCCGTCGTCACGCCGTCGATTTGGGCGTCGATGCACAAGCCTTACAGAGCAACGCCCCACTGTTACTCGACAGTCGCTTGTTCGGTCCGGCCGATGCGCTCGGCTTAACGTTGCGCAGTGGTATCAATTATCGCCTCAACCTGGGCGCCGTCGGCCAAACCCTGACGTCTTTGGCCTATTGGCGCAATACCCAAGTGGCGCTGAATGGGCGGGCGCAGTATGCCGACGACCAGTGGAAAAGCGCCCTGGGCATCACATTGCAACCGAGTCTGAATCTGCTGCGCAACAGCAATCTCCTGCTCAGCCCCAGCTTGGCGCTCTATCGCCTGCAGAATGACAGCCTGCAGCTGAATATCAGCATCAGCCTAGGCGGGTTTTAG